The genomic region GTTTTGGAGGAACTTAACATAGTAGGAAAATCTATCGGTGTAGCTCCTGTTGGATGTTCCGTATTAGCTTATGATTATTTCAATTGCGATATGCATGAAGCTGCCCATGGTAGAGCACCAGCTGTGGCTACAGGTATTAAAAGAACTAGACCTGATAATGTAGTATTTACATATCAAGGGGATGGGGATTTAGCGTCTATCGGTACAGCTGAAATCGTGCACGCTGCCCATAGGAGCGAGAAATTTACAACTATATTTGTAAACAATGCAATATATGGTATGACAGGAGGCCAAATGGCGCCTACTACTTTAATAGGGCAAAAATCAACAACTTCTCCGGAAGGTAGAGATTTAATTACTACAGGTATGCCTTTAAGAGTAGCAGAAATGATGGCTACTATTGAAGGAGCGGTCTTTGTAGAAAGAGTATCTGTGCATAATGTACCCCATATAAGAAAAGCTAAAAAGGCAATAAAGAAGGCTTTTGAGGTACAATTAGCAGGAATAGGCTTTGGGATAGTAGAAATATTATCAACTTGCCCTACAAATTGGGGCATGACACCGGTGGATTCGTTAAAATGGTTAGAACAGAACATGATACCTTATTATCCTTTAGGTAATTTTAGAACACCAGAGGAGGTTAGATAATATGGCAACAGAAAAGGTTATAATAGCTGGCTTTGGTGGTCAAGGGGTTATGTCAATGGGGCAGTTATTATCTTATGCTGGAATGGTAGAGAACAAAAATGTATCTTGGCTACCTTCCTATGGTCCAGAGATGAGAGGTGGAACAGCTAACTGTAATGTGATAGTTTCTGATAGTCAGGTTGGTTCACCAATTATTACAGGAGATGCCACTACTGCTATAGTAATGAACCTCCCATCCTTATTGAAGTTTGAAAAAAGTATTATACCTGGTGGAATGATTCTAATCAATGAGTCGTTAATTGAAAATAAGGCTTCTAGAGAGGACATTACTGCTTACTATATACCAGCAAATGAAATAGCAAATGAACTTGGGAATAGTAAGGTTGCAAATATGGTAATGTTAGGTTCTTTTATTGAAATAACAAAGATTGTTTCAATTGATACAGTAATAGATGCGCTTAAAAAGGTTTACGAGGGAAAAGAAGAATTAGTACCCCTTAATGTGAAGGCTTTAGAAAAGGGAGCAGAATCTGTAAAAAAATAGTTAATTCAGAAGAAGAAAAAAGATATAAACTATGATATAATAATAAAGTTAGAGGAAGGATATATTTTATCCTTCCTTTTTTGAATCATATATATATATTAACATAAAATATTATAGACATATTATGTTGAAGGGAGTATAGTTACACATGGGAAAATTATTTGGGACAGATGGTGTCAGGGGGATAGCGAACAAAGATTTAACTCCAGAATTAGCCTATTCGCTAGGGAGAGTAGGAGCGCATGTATTATTAAAAAATATGGAAAACCTTAAAGTTGTCATAGGTAAAGATACTAGAATATCAGGTGATTTACTAGAACAATCAATAACAGCTGGATTTTTATCTATGGGTGTTAATGTAATAAGTCTAGGTGTAATACCAACACCTGCTGTTGCCCATCTAACTAGGCATTTAGAAGCAGACTGTGGTGTAATGATATCAGCATCCCATAATCCCTCAGAATATAATGGTATAAAGTTTTTTACTAAAGAAGGCTATAAGTTACCTGATGAAGTTGAAGATGAAATGGAAAAATATATTTTAGAGAATATTGAAATAGAAGTAAGGCCAATAGGCGAAAATGTAGGAACTTATTCAAAGCTAGATAATGCCTTAGAATTATATGGTGATTATTTAAAGACTACACTAAAGTATGATTTCAAGGGTATGAAAATTGCTATGGACCCAGGTAATGGAGCTGCATATGAAATAGCCCCTCAAATATTTAGGGAATTAGGTGCAGAAGTATTTGTTATAAATGATCAGCCTAATGGAATAAATATTAATTTAGATTGTGGATCAACTCATCCCGAGGAGGTTCAGAAATTAGTAAAGGAATACGGAGCAGATATTGGATTGGCCTTTGATGGCGATGCTGACCGTTTAATAGCAGTAGATAATGAGTGTCAAATTGTTGACGGTGATCA from Serpentinicella alkaliphila harbors:
- a CDS encoding thiamine pyrophosphate-dependent enzyme — its product is MTVVFQRTKGLTDKQFHYCPGCTHGVIHRLVGEVLEELNIVGKSIGVAPVGCSVLAYDYFNCDMHEAAHGRAPAVATGIKRTRPDNVVFTYQGDGDLASIGTAEIVHAAHRSEKFTTIFVNNAIYGMTGGQMAPTTLIGQKSTTSPEGRDLITTGMPLRVAEMMATIEGAVFVERVSVHNVPHIRKAKKAIKKAFEVQLAGIGFGIVEILSTCPTNWGMTPVDSLKWLEQNMIPYYPLGNFRTPEEVR
- a CDS encoding 2-oxoacid:acceptor oxidoreductase family protein translates to MATEKVIIAGFGGQGVMSMGQLLSYAGMVENKNVSWLPSYGPEMRGGTANCNVIVSDSQVGSPIITGDATTAIVMNLPSLLKFEKSIIPGGMILINESLIENKASREDITAYYIPANEIANELGNSKVANMVMLGSFIEITKIVSIDTVIDALKKVYEGKEELVPLNVKALEKGAESVKK
- the glmM gene encoding phosphoglucosamine mutase — encoded protein: MGKLFGTDGVRGIANKDLTPELAYSLGRVGAHVLLKNMENLKVVIGKDTRISGDLLEQSITAGFLSMGVNVISLGVIPTPAVAHLTRHLEADCGVMISASHNPSEYNGIKFFTKEGYKLPDEVEDEMEKYILENIEIEVRPIGENVGTYSKLDNALELYGDYLKTTLKYDFKGMKIAMDPGNGAAYEIAPQIFRELGAEVFVINDQPNGININLDCGSTHPEEVQKLVKEYGADIGLAFDGDADRLIAVDNECQIVDGDHILTICGTFLKKLGQLKKGTVVATVMSNIGLDIAMKDQGCHVVKTKVGDRYVLEEMLNKGYALGGEQSGHIIFLDYNTTGDGLLTALKLVETVKSEKKTLSELSNMMISYPQILVNAKVKNENKEAYINDEIIMKEINNIESMLEGQGRVLIRPSGTEPLVRVMLEGKDQNQLNELANKLANLIEERLS